A DNA window from Tachysurus vachellii isolate PV-2020 chromosome 20, HZAU_Pvac_v1, whole genome shotgun sequence contains the following coding sequences:
- the LOC132863749 gene encoding uncharacterized protein LOC132863749, translating to MTLLIHQILGFLLLSFFSAVKTWTCRNFNSTQVVRQGSSTTINCYQKQNFCLRDKGVAFAVDLRSKHLLCAYFYINQSWNKQSCNNNIRFVWIPETEQISFDLLNIQINHSADYTCTVIQYFPPPTHCVLIQRTFIQVIASPSVSVACVKEPDGTPTMLCATEGFYPADLKQAWLRDGEYISYLNTSLQRPNYEENLSTSHINWTFKNNTDGSYSLMSYLHLSSNIAEQVMYFCWVNHSTLIEPITVIMSSDECTETEAEFTGIFVRCIVVGPIFGLLICTALFIEIYFQHLNKSRQTSL from the exons ATG ACATTGTTAATCCATCAGATTCTGGGATTTTtgcttctgtcttttttctcag CTGTGAAAACATGGACTTGCCGtaattttaattcaacacaggTAGTTCGTCAAGGATCGTCAACCACCATCAATTGTTATCAAAAACAGAACTTTTGTCTCAGAGACAAGGGTGTTGCTTTTGCAGTTGATTTGAGAAGCAAACATTTACTTTGTGCATACTTCTATATAAACCAGTCCTGGAATAAACAGTCGTGCAATAACAACATCAGATTTGTATGGATTCCAGAAACAGAGCAAATATCGTTTGACTTGCTAAATATTCAGATAAATCATTCTGCTgattacacatgtacagtaattcAGTACTTCCCACCTCCTACACACTGCGTGTTAATCCAGAGGACATTCATTCAAGTAATAG CATCTCCATCTGTTTCTGTGGCATGTGTGAAAGAGCCTGATGGAACTCCCACTATGCTTTGTGCTACTGAGGGCTTTTACCCTGCTGATCTGAAACAGGCCTGGCTCAGAGATGGAGAGTACATCAGTTACCTGAACACATCACTTCAAAGACCAAATTACGAAGAAAATCTGAGCACTTCTCACATCAACTGGACCttcaaaaacaacacagatgGGTCCTACAGCCTTATGTCATACCTTCACCTGTCATCAAACATAGCAGAGCAGGTGATGTACTTCTGCTGGGTGAATCACTCAACACTGATTGAACCAATCACTGTTATCATGTCATCTGATGAATGCACCGAGACAGAAGCGGAATTCACAG GTATTTTTGTTCGTTGTATAGTCGTGGGGCCCATCTTTGGCTTGTTGATTTGCACTGCTTTGTTCATTGAAATTTACTTTCAGCACCTCA ATAAATCAAGACAGACTTCATTATGA
- the LOC132863627 gene encoding uncharacterized protein LOC132863627: protein MSSGQLLSLLLALPFCSTNNNVESITVYRGGSAFLPNPSMFTYNTYRINVKCEKDGKELCKYVIDRNSSILPECTTRFKVIKEPLGLNVTDVEISDAGNYTCVSTRVIPPPTENNSTTLLLKVIDPPSLTLQLMNSINSSCVELFCSLQGLIPQQVNFTWTRSDQLLHYYESSNMSSFLVLCKPNWTDGETLTCRADYSVNHTLYSRNITLPYNSGVASMAALVITAATSTCAGLLLLILLGVAIFKWKKRDSSHGSVVYRNKIYENFTLSNAAVNPTLTAPRNAQPVSTNIRNTTRSTPHRIMQTQREECIYEN from the exons ATGTCATCGGGGCAGCTCTTGAGCCTTCTACTAGCTCTTCCTTTTTGTTCTACAAACAACA atgtggaGAGCATTACAGTGTATAGAGGAGGTTCTGCCTTTCTACCAAACCCTTCCATGTTCACGTACAATACATACAGGATCAATGTGAAGTGTGAAAAGGATGGAAAGgaattatgtaaatatgtaattgACCGTAATTCAAGTATTCTACCTGAATGTACAACTCGgtttaaagtaattaaagaaCCTTTAGGGCTGAATGTAACAGATGTTGAAATCAGTGATGCTGGTAATTATACGTGTGTGAGTACCAGAGTAATACCACCACCAACGGAGAATAATTCTACAACCCTGCTGCTCAAAGTTATTG ATCCACCATCTCTCACCCTGCAGTTGATGAACAGCATTAACTCCTCCTGTGTGGAGCTGTTCTGCTCTCTGCAGGGTTTGATACCACAGCAGGTGAACTTCACATGGACCAGATCAGATCAGCTTCTTCACTATTATGAGTCCAGCAATATGAGCAGCTTCCTGGTGCTCTGCAAGCCCAACTGGACAGATGGAGAAACGCTCACTTGTCGTGCCGATTACTCAGtcaatcacacactctacagCAGGAACATCACACTCCCATATAACTCAG ggGTGGCATCCATGGCAGCCTTGGTGATCACTGCAGCTACAAGCACATGTGCAGGGCTGCTTCTCCTCATTTTACTTGGTGTAGCCATCTTCAAAT GGAAGAAAAGAGATTCTTCCCATGGATCTGTAgtctacagaaataaaatctatGAGAACTTCACTCTTTCCAATGCTGCGGTGAACCCCACATTGACTGCTCCCCGAAATGCTCAACCTGTCTCCACAAACATCAGGAATACTACCAGATCTACTCCACATAGAATCATGCAGACTCAGAGAGAGGAATGTATCTATGAGAACTAA